Proteins encoded together in one Impatiens glandulifera chromosome 1, dImpGla2.1, whole genome shotgun sequence window:
- the LOC124922770 gene encoding glycosyltransferase BC10-like — protein sequence MARNRDDFDKFQMTSMRDSSIGLLKLLLILIFFVTGVVIGLTSNSHITWYFSLQAEQRYNSYALAPSSSSSSNNSYNTIEKLDCSSIIDDYVHPKTVTHSMSDDELFWRASMVPKKEEYPFTRVPTVAFMFLTKGSLPFIPLWERFFNGHEKLYSIYVHSPPGFDLNVSTTSPFYNRQIPSQIVEWGSVTLVDGERRLLANALLDFSNERFVLLSESCIPIYNFSTVYNYLTGSLHSFVESYDDPSRYGRGRYSRSMRPTIKLSDWRKGSQWFEIHRSIAVAIVSDTKYYDIFRKYCKPSCYPDEHYIPTLLNMLYGSLNSNRTVTYVDWSIGGPHPAMFEKSNVTLGFMRNIRNNGTVCGYNSDESNVCYLFARKFSPDALDSLLGMASTVMNF from the exons ATGGCGAGGAATAGAGATGATTTTGATAAGTTTCAAATGACATCAATGAGAGATTCATCAATTGGATTATTGAAGCTTCTATTGATTTTAATCTTCTTCGTTACTGGTGTGGTAATAGGGTTAACATCAAATTCACATATTACTTGGTATTTTAGCTTACAAGCAGAGCAGAGGTATAACAGTTATGCATTAgccccttcttcttcttcttcttctaacaaCAGTTACAATACTATTGAGAAATTAGATTGTTCAAGTATAATAGATGATTATGTTCATCCAAAGACAGTAACTCATAGTATGTCAGATGATGAGTTATTTTGGAGAGCTTCAATGGTGCCAAAAAAGGAAGAATATCCATTTACAAGAGTACCTACTGTGGCTTTTATGTTCTTGACAAAAGGTTCATTACCATTTATTCCTTTATGGGAAAGGTTCTTTAATGGTCATGAGAAGCTCTATTCGATTTATGTTCATTCCCCACCTGGTTTTGATCTCAATGTATCAACCACATCTCCCTTTTACAATCGACAGATCCCTAGCCAG ATCGTGGAATGGGGATCCGTGACACTCGTAGATGGCGAAAGGCGACTTTTAGCAAACGCCCTTCTCGATTTCTCAAACGAACGTTTCGTTCTTCTTTCTGAAAGCTGCATCCCAATTTACAACTTCTCAACCGTCTACAATTACTTAACCGGATCTCTCCACAGTTTTGTCGAGTCTTACGACGATCCCTCCAGATATGGAAGAGGCCGATACAGCCGTTCCATGCGACCCACAATCAAGCTTTCTGATTGGAGAAAAGGGTCGCAATGGTTTGAAATCCATCGGTCTATAGCTGTCGCGATTGTATCGGATACTAAGTACTACGATATATTCAGGAAATATTGCAAACCGTCGTGTTATCCAGACGAGCATTATATTCCGACTTTGTTGAATATGTTATATGGTTCGTTAAATTCTAACCGGACTGTGACTTATGTTGATTGGTCGATAGGTGGTCCTCATCCGGCTATGTTCGAGAAAAGTAATGTAACTTTAGGGTTTATGCGAAATATTAGGAATAATGGGACGGTTTGCGGGTATAACTCGGATGAGAGTAATGTTTGTTATTTATTTGCGAGGAAATTCTCACCCGATGCTTTGGATTCATTGTTAGGCATGGCTTCCACAGTTatgaatttttga
- the LOC124919518 gene encoding probable serine/threonine-protein kinase At1g09600, with translation MGCICSKGVTSNNEFGESLSRDQELTKSLKESKRSSKRFVSTSKRDEVVVEVDNGVNEVTTRLISSTDPEENVCSIPVIWEEEREKDMVFDTSMKSQVVDVGMSSKKPQIPRVFGNHDGQVAAGWPSWLSAVAGEAINGWVPRKADSFEKLDKIGQGTYSSVYKARDLETGLIVALKKVRFANMDPESVRFMAREILILRRLDHPNIMRLEGLVTSRVSGNLYLVFEYMDHDLAGLASSPTIKFSEPQIKCYMEQLFLGLEHCHNRGVLHRDIKGSNLLIDNKGNLKIGDFGLATFFHPNQKQPLTSRVVTLWYRPPELLLGATDYGVGVDLWSAGCILAELYAGRPIMPGRTEVEQLHKIFKLCGSPSDEYWQRSKLPHGTIFKPQHPYKRCVVDVFKDFPHSVISLLEVLLAFEPERRGYASSALHSEFFRTAPFPCDPSSLPRYPPTKELDAKLRDEEMRRRKQASGKGDVHESHKDPRESKARPAPDANAELVESIQKRLLQPNTRSNSEKFQQTEEGGSGFPIEPSRATSHDGPTYSGRSSSKQGGETLLGQSAIDSHKNGVRSPNSLRTKGSSQLSRFSNSVTVRGNSRFYVNKDAHLVEEEPPDAVNSQMDDSVPMSKHEAARSKDREKDNNDVENGLILVNGTKKNRIHYSGPLLPPGRNMDEMLKEHEKHIQHAVRKARTEKNKARKMYDDNGQTESLLHNGGNIH, from the exons ATGGGTTGTATTTGCTCCAAAGGTGTTACTTCTAACAATGAGTTTGGTGAGAGTCTTTCAAGGGATCAAGAACTAACTAAATCTTTGAAAGAATCAAAGAGATCTTCAAAGCGGTTTGTTTCCACTTCAAAAAGGGATGAAGTTGTGGTTGAGGTTGATAATGGTGTAAATGAGGTTACTACAAGGTTGATCTCCTCTACTGATCCGGAAGAGAATGTATGTTCTATTCCTGTAATATGGGAGGAGGAAAGGGAGAAGGATATGGTTTTTGATACATCTATGAAGTCTCAAGTAGTAGATGTTGGAATGAGCAGTAAGAAACCTCAGATACCTAGGGTTTTTGGAAATCATGATGGACAAGTTGCTGCGGGATGGCCATCGTGGCTTAGTGCAGTGGCTGGGGAAGCTATCAACGGGTGGGTACCGAGAAAAGCAGATTCTTTTGAGAAGTTGGATAAG ATCGGACAAGGCACTTACAGCAGTGTGTATAAAGCCCGGGACCTTGAAACTGGCCTAATAGTTGCTCTAAAGAAGGTACGTTTTGCTAACATGGATCCAGAGAGTGTTCGTTTTATGGCCAGGGAAATCCTTATTCTTCGTAGACTTGACCATCCAAATATCATGCGGCTCGAAGGACTGGTCACTTCTAGGGTTTCAGGCAATCTATACCTTGTATTTGAGTATATGGACCATGATCTTGCTGGACTAGCATCTTCGCCCACAATCAAGTTCAGTGAACCACAG ATTAAATGTTACATGGAACAGTTATTTCTTGGACTTGAACACTGTCACAATCGAGGTGTGTTACATCGTGACATCAAAGGATCTAATCTTCTGATTGATAATAAAGGAAATCTTAAGATTGGTGATTTCGGGCTTGCAACGTTCTTTCATCCCAACCAGAAGCAGCCATTAACCAGTCGTGTAGTAACTTTGTGGTACCGGCCTCCTGAACTCCTTCTTGGTGCCACTGACTATGGAGTTGGGGTTGACTTATGGAGTGCCGGTTGCATTCTTGCTGAATTATATGCAGGGAGGCCAATCATGCCTGGAAGAACAGAG GTGGAACAACTTCACAAAATCTTTAAACTTTGTGGCTCACCATCAGATGAGTATTGGCAAAGGTCTAAACTACCCCATGGAACCATTTTCAAACCACAGCATCCTTATAAACGCTGTGTTGTTGATGTGTTCAAGGATTTCCCACATTCAGTTATAAGCCTTTTGGAGGTACTACTTGCATTTGAACCCGAGAGACGTGGATATGCTTCTTCTGCCCTTCACAGTGAG TTTTTCAGAACAGCGCCTTTTCCTTGTGATCCGTCAAGTTTGCCAAGGTACCCTCCTACCAAAGAGCTTGACGCAAAGCTTCGAGACGAGGAAATGAGAAG ACGTAAGCAAGCTTCTGGTAAAGGGGATGTTCATGAATCTCATAAGGATCCCAGAGAATCCAAAGCAAGACCTGCACCAGACGCGAATGCAGAGCTAGTTGAGTCGATACAG AAGCGTTTATTGCAACCGAACACTCGAAGCAATAGTGAGAAATTCCAACAAACAGAAGAAGGTGGTTCTGGCTTTCCTATTGAACCTTCAAGAGCAACGTCACACGATGGTCCTACTTATTCAGGACGGTCATCATCTAAACAAGGTGGTGAGACCCTTTTGGGTCAATCTGCAATTGATTCTCACAAGAATGGTGTCAGGAGCCCCAATTCTTTAAGAACAAAAGGATCCTCTCAGTTGTCCAGGTTTTCAAACTCTGTTACTGTTCGAGGTAATTCAAGGTTTTATGTTAACAAAGATGCACATTTGGTGGAGGAGGAGCCTCCAGATGCTGTAAATAGTCAGATGGATGATTCAGTGCCCATGTCCAAACATGAAGCGGCGAGATCAAAAGATCGCGAGAAGGATAATAATGACGTTGAAAATGGATTGATCTTG GTAAATGGTACGAAGAAAAATAGAATCCACTACTCTGGGCCACTTCTTCCTCCAGGAAGAAACATGGATGAAATGCTCAAAGAGCACGAGAAACACATCCAACATGCTGTGCGAAAAGCTCGCACAGAAAAGAATAAAGCAAGGAAAATGTACGATGATAATGGACAAACCGAGTCTCTACTGCATAATGGAGGAAATATCCACTAA
- the LOC124939717 gene encoding uncharacterized protein LOC124939717, translated as MPLTTDVLQVFLPKSTLSATVNASASTISANVNSIPILNGNNFKDWKDNILIILGCLDLDLALRIDRPIITDQGSLVEKQDLEKWERSNRMCLMIIKRGIPETFRGDISEVTNAKEFIEEIEKRFAKNDKAETSTLLASLTSMKYKGKGNIREYIMEDLTLLQN; from the exons ATGCCTTTAACaactgatgttcttcaggtattCCTCCCTAAGTCAACGTTATCAGCAACAG TTAATGCTTCTGCATCTACAATATCTGCCAATGTCAATTCTATTCCTATACTGAATGGAAATAACTTTAAGGATTGGAAggataatattttgattatcctCGGGTGTTTGGATCTAGACCTTGCGCTTCGGATTGATCGACCCATTATTACGGATCAAGGTTCCCTTGTTGAAAAACAGGACCTTGAAAAATGGGAAAGATCAAATCGCATGTGTCTAATGATCATTAAGCGAGGAATTCCAGAAACGTTTAGGGGTGATATCTCTGAAGTCACTAATGCTAAGGAATTCATTGAGGAAATTGAAAAACGTTTTGCAAAAAATGATAAGGCTGAAACAAGCACGCTTCTTGCGAGTTTGACCTCAATGAAGTATAAGGGAAAAGGAAACATAAGGGAGTACATAATGGAAGATCTCACCTTGCTTCAAAACTAA
- the LOC124922772 gene encoding ras-related protein RABD1-like — protein sequence MNNEYDYLFKILIIGDSSVGKSCLLLRFSDDAYVESYISTIGVDFKISTVELDGKTIKLQIWDTAGQERFRTITSSYYRGAHGIIIVYDVTEMESFNNVNQWVDEIGKYANDDVCKLLVGNKCDMVETKVVETQTAKAFADDLGIPFLETSAKVSVNVEEVFLAMVGEIKNKMGNLTNGAKNVNPVEMKGRPIENQKSRCCG from the exons atgaacaacGAATA CGATTATCTCTTCAAGATATTGATCATAGGAGATTCTTCCGTCGGAAAATCATGTCTTCTTCTCAGATTTTCT GATGATGCATACGTCGAAAGTTATATTAGCACCATTGGTGTTGACTTC AAAATCAGTACAGTTGAGCTGGATGGGAAGACGATCAAACTGCAAATT TGGGACACTGCTGGACAGGAGAGGTTTCGAACTATAACTAGTAGTTACTATCGAGGAGCTCATGGAATTATT ATTGTCTATGATGTGACAGAGATGGAGAGCTTCAACAATGTGAATCAATGGGTGGATGAAATTGGTAAATATGCAAATGATGATGTGTGTAAACTTCTAGTAGGAAACAAATGTGATATGGTGGAGACCAAGGTTGTTGAAACACAAACAGCAAAG GCTTTTGCTGATGATCTTGGGATTCCTTTCCTTGAAACAAGTGCAAAAGTTTCAGTTAATGTAGAGGAAGTTTTCTTGGCAATGGTGGGAGAAATTAAGAACAA AATGGGTAACCTAACAAACGGTGCCAAGAATGTAAATCCCGTCGAAATGAAGGGTCGGCCGATTGAGAATCAGAAGAGCCGCTGCTGCGGCTGA